The nucleotide sequence atatgtgaccaaatgtgtctcatgatgaaagcataacatgtgccccacataatttttaagtttgaaacagttatcttccatagttcagggtcaaggtcacttcaaaatatgtatacaatccaactttgaagagctcctgtgaccttgaccttgaagcaaggtaaaccaaactggtatcaaaagatggggcttactttgccctatatatcacatataggtgaggtattaaatctcaaaaacttcagagaaaatgtgaaaaatgtgaaaaatagctgttttttaggcaacatttatggcccctgcgaccttgaccttgaagcaaggtcaagatgctatgtatgttttttggggccttgtcatcatacaccatcttgccaaatttggtactgatagactgaatagtgtccaagaaatattcaacgttaaagttttccggacgtccggacggacggacggacgactcgggtgagtacatagactcacttttgcttcgcatgtgagtcaaaaagcatacatttacacacactacacacaaaaccaacaacTAAAGACAGGGACCAACAACACATACTAACAAATAAATGTTCAGAAGGGAATGGAAACTAGCTGGTTTACCAATAGCAGTTAGCACAGAAATACAAGCAAAAGTTACGTATGGAGACTGAAAAAGATTTTGTCTGAACAAAGACTTACCTGCGGTAGCTGTGACCTTGTGTGATGGAGCGTACAGAGACAAGAGGGCAATAGTGTACATGTTCCACATTCCGTACACACCTGTAACATCAAAAATAGGTCAATAGCAATCACACACTAGTTAATCTGCTCTCCCCTGACCAATGTGTAAAGTGAGGGTAGCAATTACTGTGTGAGTCCTACTCAACTGCAAAATCTAGTAACTTACAtttttgaaatgttattttaccAATCACTACTATCAATAATGTTGCTAGTTCACATGAGGAAATGAAAAGTAATGTCAAGCCTACTTCTACCAAGCTGAAACTTCTTATCTAATGTGAGATAAAACTTCACTGGTGTGAAAAAAGCACTGGATCCACAATGTTAACTTTGTGTTAAAATTCAAGAGTATCCTTATTGAAGTGGTGACAGAATCACAATTCCAAATTTAGTAACATTGCTACTTCTTCAATAAACCTAAACTTGCTTTTCCacacaataaataaataaataaactgaacacacaagagacagacacaaacacacacactaacagtaacactgtTGTTCCCATGCATCAGTCTTCACTCACTGACGCATACTTTTTTGATCTGAGGCACTGTTCTGTACCCTGGCAGGTCGACCTTCCGATAATTTAGACATAAAGAAGGTCTTCTGACTGTACTTTTTGTTGCAGGCAGTACATTtggacctatacatatttttagtctagatccaactgacctattgtctAGCAGGAACACTGCAAAAACatggacacagacacacacacacatcattttacacacacagaaTACAGCTTTACACTGACCAGTGAGGAAAGCGCTGCTGTACTCCAGAGAGGTGCCGTCCTCGTCCCACTTCCACGTCCCCTCGCTGACATGGctgatgatgaagaagatgacGGTCAGAGCGGCACACAGCAGTGTGGTCATCATCAGGAACTTGAAGCGGAAGATCAAACCCTGCAGCACACAACAGTTTCCACTCAAAAAGATATAGCGATGTTTCACCCTCAAGTTCTGAAGGGTTGATGGGACTTTGAGTATAAAATGGAATGTTTCAGGACAAAAACCAATCCTCCCGCGAGctctttaatttaaaactttctttttaaaaTTCTCCCACATAGAAATGCAAAGCACAATTTGCATGACCATCTAGCATTTGACCATCGACTCTCAgttgaaatgtgtgtgtttgtctgtgtgtgtgtgtgtgtggtaggggggAGGTTGCATGATGTCTGTACAATGTGTCTATACGCTAAAATGTGCTGCTTTGAGAAAGAAAGTAAACACCTAACAGTAACAAGCACAGCTCAATTCAACAAGCATATGTGGGTTCACTCACAGAGTAGAACTTTCGGCGGACGCTGCTCATCTGCGCCAGGGAAGTTGACTTAGCGCTGATGTTGCGGAAGACACGGAAAATCATGTAGCTCAGGAAGAAGAAGTAGACACAAGCAACAATGCCAGCGATGATGATGAAGCCTAGCTAGTGTTGGGTTAAGGAGAAAAGGCGTGAGAAGATTTCACTGTGATGGTACCATGACTACAGCCGCAATATGAACTGAAGATATTTATATTTCTAAAACTTCTTTGCATAAATCAAGACATAGAACTGATGCAGCACATGTCAGATGTAGACGTCAAGCATATGTCAGAGATAGTCAAAACAgcaacatacagacacacacacacccaaaaactGTCGCACAGGCAAGGCAGAGTAGTAATGAGTAACAGATTTCTGTACACTTTAAAATAAGGATACAGCCAGTTTTGTTCCCACAGAAGAAGCCCAGATGCTGAAGAAGGGATTCGACAGCTGCACACCTCTGCACGAATAAATACATTTCAGTAAGAATAAGATAATGAATCAAAGGTAGATACATGCTGGTTTGAACACGCTATCATGTAATAATTTGAAAAGACCTGAACTTACATGCTGACTTTGGAACAAAAGAGTTAAGGAATTCAAGGGTCTTTGAGTCACAGTGACTTGAAAGGCAATggcatcaacacacacacacacgcatgcacacacgaacacgcctCTGCACTTAAACAAATCACCATAAACACAACCACctacaaacaagaagggcaaagcccatacgactcacatgctttacacatttttccttccaaaatacatgtgaccttgacccaaggtcaaggtcatccaaggtcatgcaacacaaagctgttaattcaagacataggaagtacaatggtgcttattggctctttctaccatgagatatggtcacttttagtggttcactaccttattttggtcacatttcataagggtcaaagtgaccttgaccttgatcatatgtgaccaaatgtgtctcatgatgaaagcataacatgtgccccacataatttttaagtttgaaacagttatcttccatagttcagggtcaaggtcacttcaaaatatgtatacaatccaactttgaagagctcctgtgaccttgaccttgaagcaaggtaaaccaaactggtatcaaaagatggggcttactttgccctatatatcatatataggtgaggtattcaatctcaaaaacttcagagaaaatgggaaaaatgggaaaaatagctgttttttagacaacatttatggcccctgcgaccttgaccttgaagcaaggtcaagatgctacgtatgttttttggggccttgtcatcatacaccatcttgccaaatttggtactgatagactgaatagtgtccaagaaatatccaacgttaaagttttccggacggacggacggacggacgtccggacggacggacggacggacggacggacgactcgggtgagtacatagactcacttttgcttcgcatgtgagtcaaaaagaacTGTGACTCTATTATATATATCTACAACTTTTAAAGGATGTTGCTTGTGCTACACAAAAGGACACCATCTACCTCATAATCACAAAAGAGTGGCAATGGGCaaacagcattttttttttaaagttaccTCCCCCTAGACAGGGTAAGTGTAGTTTCAGCATCTTAGCACTTGGACTGAAGTCAatgcttatatatatatgtgagttaGACtagagtaagaatatgtaatttaatcacaAAAGTGTGCTTCATACGTAAGAGAGCAGgacgagaagaagaaaaacatcaaACGTCCATAAAAGACAGGCCTTACCTCTCAGACATATCAAAGATGAAGAGAGCCAGGCAGCCAATAATGACAGCAGTCAGATGTTTCCAGTACGCAGACAGCTTGTTCCTTTCGACCTGGTCCTGAAACAAGCCAGTTTTTGACAATGAAACATACAGTAATTATGTTCAGGTGTCCAGCAAATCATGGATTCATATTGTCtttaaaacaaactaacaaactaaAGAACCAAACATCAAGTGGTACTGACTAGACTGTCAGTATATGGGTGAACAATCCCATGAATCTAAAATGAGTCCAAGTGTGTTGCCTTTAAAACTACATTTTAAGTGCCCTTTTGCATTTTAGTTTTTACACAATCAGTATTATACAGCAATCCTGAAATAGGCCCGCATGACAGGAACCTTGACAAATCATGAATGCTAAGATAATTTCAAGTTCCTGTGTGCATGTTTTAATCTTTAGCCTGTTTGTAACAAAATCTTGACCCTACAAGTTGCTGTCTGTGCATAGTCAGCCAAAGCATACCATCATGTGTTCTCCGGTGAAAATGAGCCAGAAGGACATGAGCATTGCGTAGAAAGCTCCCTCACGAATGTCGTTGACTAGCAGCATTGCAGGGAAGTCAGTCCACAATGTGAACCATTCCAACGGGACTGAAAATTAGTACCGGCGATCAGATCAGATGTTTTATGTTGCTTTTATTTTCTCTGTAAAGACATAAGAACTAAGAGTACACATGAATACACATGTTAACAGTAGGCTTCATCATCCTCAGAACAACTGATGATACCACTAAActtgtaaaacacacacaatcttacACAGACATAGAGAAGCTGAcaaccacagacacacaaactcacacatgcacagcatacacacacaaattaactaCAAACTCACAGTTCATGATGGACAGGATAACCCCCAAGGAAAACAGTGTTCTGAAACATCACCACATAACAGGCTGTTAACTGATTCAAACAGAAAATTGATTGTAACTGTGTTCTCTgccagattaaaaaaaagaaaaaaacacaacaacaaacttaTTTCAAATTGCATGCACCGTTTCAAGTTCTCACTCCTCTGAATTATAAATATATATCTGTTTCCAAAGACTTGGTCGTCAATCCTACAGAAACATACCTGTTTGTTCAGATTCATTACAGGCTGCTGAAAACTACCTGAACAAAAATGTCAAGACTCCAATCCAAAACCGTTACGCAACCAACCAGGGACACCATAGAACATGAAGGGTCCTCAGTAGCAATTTTTTTGCCCTACACTATATAAACAAAAATCCATAACAGATCGTTGCTAACATGACAAACTAAAACATCCAAAAACATGATGGCTAACATATCTCCATTTaataaacacaataaacaacattcacaatcacaGGTGACTTATCGTTTTTTGGATTCTATACTTTATGAAAAGAGCTCAACCTCTCCAGAAGATTTGCAGGTCGACTGAGTTGCAGAATTCTGTGCCAGAACCAGACCAGTGCAGACAGAGTCAGGGGAAATAACACTGTCTTCAGCGAGAACCACACCTTGGTAAAGCCTCCATTTTGGAAAATGGTCTGCACAGGAACAATTCCCCCAAAATACATTATCAAACAATCAGAGacggagactgagagagggtTTAAATCAAGACCCCCTTCACTCTAAGAGTTAAACAACACTCACAAAGATTGGCTGAAACACAGTAATAGTTCCACCAATAACAAATGTTAAAACTAAAGCTGAactaaagaaaaaagaaaagatgggAAGGAGGTAGAATTTGAAAGGAGGAGACCTGGAAatgacagcccacttcgtcaacatcacgggccaaagaatcgAAGAAAGATGTATGAAAACAACATGAGATGAAATGAGATTAGAGTAAAATCAACAAGTGTCAAGTataagaaaaaagatttaaaaaaatcaaaaaatcgTTAAACACTCTTCAGGCTCGTATCATGAAAATgaattgcaacaacaaaaaagaaaaaagattgagAGTATGCCTGAAGAATGTTTGACGATTTTTTGCtctctattttctatttttttattatacatgttgatTTTCCACAtttgaaacaagaagggcaaagcccatacgactcacatgctttacacatttttcctaccaaaatacatgtgaccttgacccaaggtcaaggtcatccaaggtcatgcaacacaaagctgttaattcaagacataggaagtacaatggtgcttattggctctttctaccatgagatatggtcacttttagtggttcactaccttattttggtcacatttcataagggtcaaagtgaccttgaccttgatcatatgtgaccaaatgtgtctcatgatgaaagcataacatgtgccccacataatttttaagtttgaaacagttatcttccatagttcagggtcaaggtcacttcaaaatatgtatacaatccaactttgaagagctcctgtgaccttgaccttgaagcaaggtaaaccaaactggtatcaaaagatggggcttactttgccctatatatcatatataggtgaggtattgaatctcaaaaacttcagagaaaatggggaaaatgtgaaaaatagctgttttttaggcaacatttatggcccctgcgaccttgaccttgaaggaaggtcaagatgctatgtatgttttttggggcctggtcatcatacaccatcttgccaaatttggtactgatagactgaatagtgtccaagaaatatccaacgttaaagttttccggacggacggacggacggacgactcgggtgagtacatagactcacttttgcttcgcatgtgagtcaaaaacccaAGCAATGCATAATAATTGTGCACATTTCATAAAAAGAATGATCTTTTGATCTTTGAAAATGCTGGTTATCTGCCTTCTCATGCAGGATTCTTACAATGAACTGCATATCCTGGATTTTGCCGATATCATGGTTGACTTTCAGTTTGGCAATGACAGGAATGCGAATATTGATGAGATAGTGGTTATAAAAGACGCTGCCAAGTTCAAAGAAAGGCAGCAAATCACAGTTGTAATAACCGCCAGCAGGGTCTTTCTTCTGCAAATAGAAAAATCAATCTGTAAACAAAAAACCTTTACGAGAACCCCCAATTTATGActatttgtttcttcttcttcttctgcgttcgtgggctgaaactcccacgtacactcgtgttttttgcacgagtggaattttatgtgtatgaccgttttttaccccgccatttaggcagccatacgccgttttcggaggaagcatgctgggtattttcgtgtttctataacccaccgaactctgacatggattacaggatctttttcatgcgcacttggtcttgtgcttgtgtgtgcacacgggggtgttcggacaccgaggagagtctgcacacaaagttgactctgagaaataaatctctcgccgaacgtggggacgaactcacgctgacagcggccaactggatacaaatccagcgcgctaccgactgagctacatccccgcccactatTTGTTTCAATATGTTCTGTTTGTAAAAGCGGGACTACTGTGTCACTCACATGTTCATAAGCagacatcagaataaaaaaatcggcaaaaattagaaaataggaTTCGATCACCAAATCTTATTTATACACAAAATGTTTAAGTTTAACCCTGAGATaagagaaagaaaaatgttttacaCATGGAGATTGTTGCTTACAGCTTCAAAAACAATTTAAATTGCTGATTTTCCACATCAGACTTGAACACCTAGAGCGGTTCAAAAAGGAGGAATTCCCCCAAAAGAAGGAATATTCTCATTTCTAATAAGATAAGGACACTTAATATTATTATaagtattatatatataatacaagCTATTAACTATCATTATCAAACTGTCTTTAAGATTCTAGTACTTGTCTTACCATTTGTAATCATTGATTAACTACAGGTATGCATCATAGCTGGGCAGTTACTTCTTAGCAAGCTATTTCTTGACAAGTTGATAGGAAATAGTACAGTTAGTGATTTACGCAAGTGTACCGACAATAACAAACACTGAGGATGAGAAAAGTATAGCCAAAAAAACCTTTACCTCAGCCTCAGTAATTTTACAGTCCAAAGAACGTTCCACCTTGGCAGCAGCATACTCCTTCCACTGTGTGTGATTGTCTTGACTGTTCCTCACAAACAGGGTGGTATCCAGCACAATCGTAGGCAGCCTGTCTTTTGCTGTATGGCAAACATAACAGGGCAGTTGACCAGCAAAGCTTAAATTCAAAATATGGCACTAATactgtgacccccccccccccccccccacattctCAAACCGCAATTTAAAATAAGTTTCCCGTGTTTTTCCCAGGTCTCTGGCCATTGGTCTTCGGAGATTAGGAAAATCTCCAACCTCGGCCCTCCAGGTGCGGCCGAGATTCAAACCCTGCACCTTCCGCACACGAGGCCTGAATGTCCTATAAATCTCTAAACTAGGCTTATGtgtatagagaatactacatggcttgctgtgtcgtaccagatttacacgagttgtttttttaaatattgaactgcgagcgaaagcgagctgttcactatttgaaaaagcaacgagtgtaaatctggtacggaacagcaagccatgtagtattctgtttatcctacatactgtacttacgtgtattttactgaaaatgtcctgcattcgaggcagctaaattgaagacgcttgttttagaacctcgatctcttctaaagcctcgtgcaatctattacgtcaaagcaaaaaaacgtcactctgaaagtgtggcgtgacgtgttagttctaaagattcattgagggtaattagcgagcgcaatttgtgtttctataatgacgtttgtctcggtgactttggcatcataagcagtggaaaaacaggtccctgccagacttgcttgacatgacctcatttacatgatatacacacgtgtgatttgaacgattattatctcacgggtgtctctctcacgtatgtaggataaatatatatattatacgtGTATGCTCCAGGACTTTTGACAATTTtagcaagaacaacaacaagacttacagagagtgttcttgtcTACTTTATACGTAGTTTATAATTTTATTGGACTATACTAAAAATTCCTGCCATGGTTAACTGTTAAGTTACTTATACTAAtacaggggtgtcgtttgggtcggcccttcggccaatcgccgatttttttttactttggccgaaactttcatgtccctatcggccaaatgtccgaagagtattcgcctatatcggccaaagtttgtccagttttttgtattggtcaggctttgattgctaaaactgctgccgatgtacttagtcaactcactgacgtttatttccttcgcgaataccaaaaacgaaacatcaatgttttaaACGGAAGCCAGTGCccaaaaatatagatgccagagtggtttcccacACTCTCAGCGTTTGCGTTTGCCGGTCCGCGATAGTTTATCAATCAggcagtgctttcgatttgtatttgaacatcatgtcgcaaccaaaaaagaaaataaactaaattggccaaggtttgctacccttcgccaaggtaagtgattccggacaaaatgacaggaacaccgcgaatgtggacagtgtcagtgtgagtggtagtagtgttgtcgagtcgatcgaagcagacgacatagcagacgatagtcaccgcgaatcgaaatctgctgagccagagaatGAAAAGCGTCCTCCAAATCGTGGTTTCCGAACAAAATGGCTCACCCTACACGGTTTTTCATTGGTGTTTTACCAGTCATGTTTCCCAAGGCTTGTCAAGATTAGCACAAGATTGGAagagttttactttcaagaaattaaagttaaaggtttgaaaaagtttcagagaacTGGTGTCTGATGTAGTTAAATCAGCAAATCTGATTGTTTCAGTTGCAGTAAGCAACATATaatccaggggcggattaggggggttgTTACGGGaattccggaaccccccccccccccccccccaaaaaaaaattctgtctgtgatttttttaaacatttttttctgtctgtaaagccgggggaagagttaattgtctaattgtcacagtatgcgacatatcttccttctaaccatactatatgatgtcgggagcagatatcagcatagacctatattagaccagtgaagataaattgccattatgtAAATTTTAATACTaacgttaaaagaaataatgagtggctgctgacaccagttgatcatgtttaaaatcaaggataagccacaaattgtttataacatagctaaaattcttctgATTCAGGGGGGCTTTGCTCCGGCTCCCCAGACCCCCAACgggaccctggaccccaggttgtaccccccccccccccccccactctggcTTAACTGTTCCGCCCCTGTAATCTGTGTTCCTAAGAtaatgattgtatgtattggtgttcccctcttgagtcttgtgcttcaatgttgcggtgactttgtATGAGCCAAAATAATGGCGGAAAATTTTCCAAGATGTCCTAAAGTtttctgacagtttcggccaaacgtcccaacatgaaaatgtctagcaacacccctgTAATATCAAAAACAGTAATGACCACTTACGTAGCTCATTTCTGGGGTCGTATTCCACCTTGATGTCAATGACAGTGTTCATTGTCTGAAACCAGGGAGTCATCTCCAACTGCCGATTGTTCCGCGGAAGTGGCAGCCACTGGCTGAAGACTATCTGATTTGCTTCAATCTTATTTTCATCAATCTCTTTATCATCCAGCCTTTGCACAGAGTTGCATGCGTCCGTGTCTCGAGGAATGAAGGCCCTCTTCTTCTGTTCCATATTCCCCGTTTCATCCACACACAGGATTGGTGTAGATATTATGGTACTGTAAGGGGCAGGAGCTGGAAAAAGAACAGATATAATAGCAGTCAAGATACCATTAACTGGCCAAGCTATTCCTTGGAGAAAATTGGCAAGGACATGCAGTAAGTTctcaacatatatatataaatatatatatatatatatatatatctgcaagtaCAAAGTATCAAATTACCAAACAAAGGACTCGCACCTGCTTCCAagagttacccccccccccctttttttctacAAACTAAATGTTACAATTCAAGGCTGCAAATACTGGACAAATTTGAACTCTTCTTGATTATTATATAAGAACTTTAAGAACTCAAAACTGGTCAGCAGAGATCAGCAAAAAGTTAACTCCAACTATTACTACGGAACTATACAGTATTCGTCATCACTAAAAGTACTAAAACGTGACTTGCAGCTCAACTCTTTTTGTCAAACGTATGGTTAGTTAATATTATGCTTTACCAACAAGGCATGAAGATGATTTACTCAAAAGAATAAATCAACATCGCTACGTTGATGACATTCTTGTAGAGAAGACagtcttgtttttatttttattgagaAATTCATGAACTCATTGTCATTTCTTTCGGTACCCATCCCTTCGTGGACATACCCCGCTGAACTTACCAATCAAGCCACCGATTAAAAAGAAGCCGATCAGTCCAAGAAACAGTGTCAAAAACAGTATTGTCAGCTTCTTTGTACTCAGAGTTTCAAGCACAACACCTGCCATTTtctgttttgaaattgaaagtTTTCTCCTTCTTTCAAGACGCAGCTCTTCTGCTATAAAATCAGACTAAGCACCAACGCCATCTAGTAGAATGTTTGCAACCGGCAGTAAAAGTTTTTCTTGAGTCGTTATGTTGTGATTTAGGAACTAATACGTTATAAACACTCTTTAAAAACGCTTGTTCCATATTTTGACTTAAAATGTAATGCCTGTAAGTGAAAATGAATGAATTTTCACGACAATATTTTTATAAACCGAGTGGGAGCAGGGGAGGTCACTGCGTCATcggaagcagacgacaaaactAAGTTTATTCGGCCATCGTCGCCCTTCAGATTCAGTAAAATTAGCCTAAAATTAATTATGGCTCTGCGAAAAGAAAATGACACTGAAGACATACAAGAAGAAACTACTGCTGCAAGCCTGAGTGAACAAGCTCAACAGATCGTTAATGGTTTGAACGACAAACGCAAACAAGACACTGAGATGCTTGCAGAACTGAAATCAACCTTGTTTTCCCAGGTGAAATGATCGGAGGCTGAGGTGGGGGTggagatgaaacagaacagaAACAAATCAAGTAActgaaaataaacaagtcgcgtaaggcgaaaatacaatatttagtcaagtagctgtcgaactcacagaatgaaactgaacgcaacgcaacgcagcaagaccgtatactcgtagcatcgtcactccaccgcccgtggcaaaggcagtgcccgtggaattgacaagaagagcggggtattcgttgcgctaagaaggatagcacgcttttctgtacctctcttcgttttaactttctgagcgtgtttttaatccaaacatatcatatctatatatttttggaatcaggaaccgacaaggaataagatgaaagtgtttttgaattgatttcgaaaaaaaaattttgataataatttttatatatttaattttcagagcttgtttttaatccgaatataacatatttatatgtttttggaatcagcaaatgatggagaataagataaacgtaaatgtggatcgttttataaatttttatttttttttacaattttcagatttttaatgaccaaagtcattaattaatttttaagccaccaagctgaaatgcaataccgaagtccgggcttcgtcgaagattacttgaccaaaatttcaaccaatttggttgaaaaatgagggcgtgacagtgccgcctcaactttcacgaaaagccggatatgacgtcatcaaagacatttattaaaaaaatgaaaaaaacgttcggggatttcatacccaggaactctcatgtcaaatttcataaagatcggtccagtagtttagtctgaatcgctctacacacacacacacacaca is from Littorina saxatilis isolate snail1 linkage group LG5, US_GU_Lsax_2.0, whole genome shotgun sequence and encodes:
- the LOC138966574 gene encoding protein wntless homolog, with the protein product MAGVVLETLSTKKLTILFLTLFLGLIGFFLIGGLIAPAPYSTIISTPILCVDETGNMEQKKRAFIPRDTDACNSVQRLDDKEIDENKIEANQIVFSQWLPLPRNNRQLEMTPWFQTMNTVIDIKVEYDPRNELPKDRLPTIVLDTTLFVRNSQDNHTQWKEYAAAKVERSLDCKITEAEKKDPAGGYYNCDLLPFFELGSVFYNHYLINIRIPVIAKLKVNHDIGKIQDMQFITIFQNGGFTKVWFSLKTVLFPLTLSALVWFWHRILQLSRPANLLERTLFSLGVILSIMNFPLEWFTLWTDFPAMLLVNDIREGAFYAMLMSFWLIFTGEHMMDQVERNKLSAYWKHLTAVIIGCLALFIFDMSERGVQLSNPFFSIWASSVGTKLALGFIIIAGIVACVYFFFLSYMIFRVFRNISAKSTSLAQMSSVRRKFYSGLIFRFKFLMMTTLLCAALTVIFFIISHVSEGTWKWDEDGTSLEYSSAFLTGVYGMWNMYTIALLSLYAPSHKVTATAESLDGTREEEVQLTQVPSEASALSAMISKTTID